AAACTAACTATAGGGGGTGTGCCAGGGACCAGGTAAACTAACTATGTGTGGTGTGCCAGAGACCAGGTAAACTAACTATGTGTGGTGTGTCAGAGACCAGGTAAACTTACTATGTGTGGTGTGTCAGAGACCAGGTAAACTTACTATGTGTAGTGTGCCAGAGACCAGGTAAACTAACTATGTGTGGTGTGCCAGAGACCAGGTAAACTAACTATGTGTGGTGTGCCAGAGACCAGGTAAACTAACTATGTGTGGTGTGCCAGAGACCAGGTAAACTAACTATGTGTGGTGTGCCAGAGACCAGGTAAACTTACTATGTGTGGTGTGCGAGAGGCCAGGCAAACTAACTATGTGTGGTGTGCCAGAGACCGGGTAAGCTAACTATGTGTGGTGTGCCAGAGGCCAGGTAAACTAACTATGTGTGGTGTGCCAGAGACCAGGTAAACTAAATATGTGTGGTTTGCCAGAGGCCAGGTAAACTAACTATGTGTGGTGTGCCAGAGACCAGATAAATAGACACAATCAGAATTATTCTATTGAACCCTGTCTTTTCTCTAACATAAAATGCTAAGAAGTACAATCTAAACTTTACATTTGTGATCAGCCTTTATTTGTCCAGAgattatatatctacattatatacaatgaaTGCATCTGAATTCAAGAGAATCAATGCTTCGAATTTTGTAAGAATTTAAAAATTCCAAGGATTTaaagaataacatatttaaaattggatttgcCGAacagtatgtgtgtttttgatttgtttttagaaATGTATGACATCTAGTTACATGACAATCGATGGTCGCATGAAGTATTATACTGGATGTGCGACTACAAAGGTAAGTATGATTACATCTATGTTTTAACCCGattattataactttaataGGAACATTGTATAAACAATATCGATATAGTTGCTGAAGAAAACGAACCATTTTCGtagatgtaatacatgtatgttattttctgagaaatatcaGTGGATATTTTGATTTAGTTGAAAGGTAGTCCTACTTCTATGTGGTTCTTATACACCAGGAACTATACAACACGACTATTTATAAAAGTATTTATGAAATTATCattcatataattatgttttaagaTTTCCATCTTTATGAATCTGCGCACCAAAATTACGTAGCTAATTTGAATTGACgtttatttcaaagaaaaaagCTATCcgtttgaaatatgaaatgcattttataaaGTTAAATGACGTAATTCTTTAACTGCCCCAGGCATGTGATGACCTGGAGCAACAAGGAACCATCATACCCTTGACTGACCTACTTCCGGCCCCGGCCAGTTTATTGGACCAGAACTGTTGTGACGGCCAGGGCTGTAATGGCATCCGAAGTAAGTACACTACCGGCTTTATTGCGTACTGGGGATGAGTCACAAAGAATGTTCATAATCACAGAAGTTGCCAAGGATACAAATAATCACATAAATAACAAAGTAGAGGTATCATTACATTAATCACAAAGGAGAGACATAGTCACATTAATCACAAAGGGAAGACATAATCACATTAATCACAAAGGAGAGACATAGTCACATTAATCACAAACTGAAGACATAATCACATTTATCACAAAGGGAAGACATAATTAAGTTATAAAGTGTTCAAAAGATAAACAACAGAGCTTAACACACGTACATTAATTTACAATGTCAGCATTCCATGGGTCCCGAGTTGATGAAATAGAGAGCAATTTGCCATGCATAAGATTAAAGTAAAGCAAATTATCTGAATCAGaatattttatgtgtattttcAGACGCCCCGAATGGTCGGTTTATGTGTATGACATGTTTGGACATCCAGGACCCATCAAACTGTGACAGAGCAGTCTTGTGTGGCGAACATCAAGTAAGTCAACCTTATGGAATATCATGTTTGCTTCCATAAATCATAATTGTTTCATTTGTGAATATTATAAAAAGTATAGCAACCGCATGTTGTTATTTCTCTGTTTTTCTTTGGAACTTGATGCATAGAGTCAGTGATCAATTTTATTTAGGCCTTAATAGAGAACAACTCATTACAATGGTAGGGTTATACGCCTTTGATGCAGATGTCGTATCGAAAAATGGTATCCATTCGTCAAAATTTTGTCTCGAGAAATTCcttaatatatttgtatatggaATTATTAACTTCCTGCTAGTTTGCAACATATTCAGCAGTTTATAATTGGTCTTAAGTTTGTGTAGGTGAtatgttttcataattttataacAACAGGTTTAACTAATTATAAACTATGTTCTTTTAGTGATATTGTAGGCGCCAACGTGCTTTAAATTCTcttaacatttgtttacatatgtatattcgTTTCAACATTACAGATGTTCGGTGATGACCAAAAATACCGATATTAAATGTAATGTTTCGACgtattttcataaatatgttGATGCTGTATTTGTTGTTTCACAGGAATGTCTGTATCACGAACATTTACAATTCAATGACAAGTACCAGACGATTTACAAATACGAGCTAAAGTGTCAAGATAGAAACGTGAGTTTTCTTTCTTTATGATTTCACTACTAAACATTTTTAAAGCACGTGTCTAATGGAAACatactattgttatatatattccaGACCACAAGTTATTTATCGACCTTCATGTTTGAACTACACACCTAATGACAGGTGATATAAAATCAGAATTATATTGCATTGGCATTACAGACTTTTATATACTCAATTCTGTCATTTGGTAAAATGCACTTAATCAGAAGTAACACAAAAGGCCAAAAGAATTTTCTCCGACAAGATAATGATTATTTTAGACACTATGAATCTTCATATGGTAGCGGAAATCCAATTACTCGTATCCTTCACTTCAAAGACACAATAGAATGTACCATATCTCACCTTTCAAGAAACTACTTTACCCAGAGTGCAATGTATTGCCGTTTTTATTTCGAAGATATGTCCTGTTCAGACTGGTTCCTGTCATCACTCCTCCGGATCATCAGGGTGTACCGGGGATTACGGCTGTTGTACAGGCGACTTTTGTAATTTGCTTCATGCCATGTGTAAGTCAATGACTTTCTGACAACGAAATGTTTATATGCATGTGTATGTTTTCGCAGTCTTGCAAAGTACattaaaataaactttaaaCTATATCAGTTTAAAGTTATCGGTAAAATGATTTGAAATGGGATACCGTCATATAGTAAAGTGCAAATATTTGACAAGATTAAGAATTTAAgagaaaaaatgtatatatattgttcaaatGTTTTCAGACAAGAGAAATTTGACGTCTTCGATAATTACTGCGGGTAATGTTCATTTCCAAACTCCAGGAACACAGGCACCACCTACAACAACTACTGCCACGAGTGCACAGCCTACTGCTGGCATTAGTCCACCACCTACAACTACTAGCATAAGTAGTGAGTTTTTGTCATGTTAACTCAGATACACGCTAACTCACAACAATCTTTCGGGAGTACATCGGCACCTTTCACTGCGTAATCACCCAAAAGAGGGTAGTTGAAGATTTTCCCTTACGCTGTTATATTTGTGTCTCGTTTCAAAACATAGCTAACCAGTGGTTTCTATCAAATATGGTTCAAAAGATGCCGATACGGTAGTAATACATTAACATGTAGAGTGCCAATCAACACTTGTGATGTACTTGTTGATGATCGTGACTTGTTAGAAAAAATACAATTCCGACATgataacgaaaccgttattcttTGAGAATTCGATAGATAAGGTTAAAAATACGAACATTACATAGACTGGCATGGACACCATTGCAAAAGAACAAGGGAAATAAGACCATATGTTTGAAAAGGATCAACATTTTCTGTTTCATgaacgacacccgccatacacgTAAATGTCACATTTCTTAATGAGGACAAGGTGATAACAATTCAACCACTAGAAACATCAATACCTATCAAATGCGCAcaaagaaatataatatttcttaatGGTATCATTATATCAACCATAAAACCTGTCCAAGCTCTTCAACAATCTACCTATCTACATAGTTTTCCCTTCATTGACTGGGACATTTAAACAGGTAGGTAGGGGCAACATGGATGTTACCTTTTAGAAACGAAGAGATAACAATAGGAAATTGAATTGATCGCACTATTCAAAACTGCGGCTAGAATCAGATGTATCAAACAGTTTAAAAACAATCTGATTTcaattcattattt
The window above is part of the Pecten maximus chromosome 2, xPecMax1.1, whole genome shotgun sequence genome. Proteins encoded here:
- the LOC117317212 gene encoding uncharacterized protein LOC117317212, with the translated sequence MTSSYMTIDGRMKYYTGCATTKACDDLEQQGTIIPLTDLLPAPASLLDQNCCDGQGCNGIRNAPNGRFMCMTCLDIQDPSNCDRAVLCGEHQECLYHEHLQFNDKYQTIYKYELKCQDRNICPVQTGSCHHSSGSSGCTGDYGCCTGDFCNLLHAMYKRNLTSSIITAGNVHFQTPGTQAPPTTTTATSAQPTAGISPPPTTTSISTQCYTGAGLGQVQLCTGKTPYCLTNLTNYNNGYREVFKGCANEDDCYRLPHRAISLSSHCDLFNQDVIYEKQFSCSYCCNKDLCNGRIVPPPETVFIPNTASHPIVVRNELNDVSMDDCRDVMSVNQCLVFPCDNEHLARIYCRNHCKLC